In one window of Gemmatimonadota bacterium DNA:
- the panB gene encoding 3-methyl-2-oxobutanoate hydroxymethyltransferase — translation MSVEPKSLSIPDLREQKAQGRKLTVLTCYDALFARLLDGAVDLLLVGDSLNQVLAGHATTLSATLDQMIYHAQAVRRGAEKSLVFVDLPFLSYQVTVEEALRNAGRVMKETGAHGVKLEGGETMAETIRALVRIGIPVMAHIGLTPQSVHQLGGYRVQGRDPAAADRLRSDARFVEEAGACSVVLELVPAPLATEVSALLRIPTIGIGAGAGCDGQVLVLHDMLGLNEGFRPRFLKTYADLAGVVRGAARAFSDDVRAGRYPGKEHSFE, via the coding sequence ATGTCCGTCGAACCGAAGTCCCTGTCCATTCCCGACCTGCGGGAGCAGAAGGCCCAGGGCCGGAAGCTCACCGTGCTCACCTGCTATGACGCCCTCTTCGCCCGGCTGCTCGACGGCGCGGTGGACCTCCTGCTGGTGGGCGACTCGCTCAACCAGGTGCTCGCCGGGCACGCCACCACGCTGAGCGCCACCCTGGACCAGATGATCTACCACGCCCAGGCGGTGCGCCGCGGCGCGGAGAAGTCGCTGGTGTTCGTGGACCTGCCGTTCCTGAGCTACCAGGTCACGGTGGAGGAGGCGCTGCGCAACGCCGGCCGCGTCATGAAGGAGACCGGCGCGCACGGCGTGAAGCTCGAGGGGGGCGAGACCATGGCCGAGACCATCCGCGCCCTGGTGCGGATCGGCATCCCGGTGATGGCGCACATCGGCCTCACGCCCCAGTCGGTGCACCAGCTCGGGGGCTACCGGGTGCAGGGCCGCGACCCCGCCGCCGCCGACCGGCTCCGCTCCGATGCGCGGTTCGTGGAGGAGGCCGGCGCCTGCTCGGTGGTGCTCGAGCTGGTGCCCGCGCCGCTCGCCACCGAGGTGAGCGCGCTGCTCCGCATCCCCACGATCGGCATCGGCGCCGGCGCCGGGTGCGACGGCCAGGTGCTGGTGCTGCACGACATGCTCGGCCTCAACGAGGGCTTCCGGCCCCGGTTCCTCAAGACCTACGCCGACCTCGCGGGGGTGGTCCGCGGCGCGGCCCGCGCCTTCAGCGACGACGTGCGCGCCGGCCGCTATCCCGGGAAGGAACACAGCTTCGAGTGA
- a CDS encoding CoA ester lyase — MSHTRYEPAHPRLQRSELAVPGSNPAMFEKALTCAADYVFLDLEDAVAPADKEQARRNVIEALLTYDWRGHGKTICVRVNGIDTHYYYRDMVDVIEQAGHRLDVVLVPKVGVPADVYLTDALLTQIEVAKGIPHRIGIDVLIETALGMANVEAIAQSSKRLETMHFGVADYAASMRARTVNIGGLNPDYPGDQWHASLTRMIVACRAYGLRPVDGPFGDFKDPEGYLLAARRGAALGIEGKWAIHPSQIALANEVFSPPEAEVQRARRILEALEQAAREGKGAAQLDGRMIDAASARMANVVVEMAQAIAGKR; from the coding sequence GTGAGTCACACCCGCTACGAGCCGGCGCACCCTCGCCTGCAGCGGAGCGAGCTGGCCGTGCCGGGGTCCAACCCGGCAATGTTCGAGAAGGCGCTGACCTGCGCCGCCGACTACGTCTTCCTCGACCTCGAGGACGCGGTGGCGCCGGCGGACAAGGAGCAGGCCCGGCGCAACGTCATCGAGGCGCTGCTCACGTACGACTGGCGGGGGCACGGCAAGACCATCTGCGTCCGGGTCAACGGCATCGACACCCACTATTACTATCGTGACATGGTGGATGTCATCGAGCAGGCCGGCCACCGGCTCGACGTGGTGCTGGTCCCGAAGGTGGGGGTGCCCGCGGACGTGTACCTCACCGACGCGCTGCTCACCCAGATCGAGGTCGCGAAGGGCATCCCGCACCGGATCGGGATCGACGTGCTGATCGAGACCGCGCTCGGGATGGCCAACGTCGAGGCCATCGCGCAGAGTTCGAAGCGGCTGGAGACGATGCACTTCGGGGTGGCCGACTACGCCGCCAGCATGCGGGCCCGCACCGTGAACATCGGCGGGCTCAACCCCGACTACCCCGGCGACCAGTGGCACGCCTCGCTCACCCGCATGATCGTGGCCTGCCGCGCCTACGGCCTGCGCCCGGTCGACGGACCCTTCGGCGACTTCAAGGACCCCGAGGGGTACCTGCTGGCCGCCCGCCGGGGCGCCGCGCTGGGGATCGAGGGGAAGTGGGCGATCCATCCCTCGCAGATCGCGCTGGCCAACGAGGTCTTCTCGCCGCCCGAGGCGGAGGTGCAGCGCGCCCGCCGGATCCTGGAGGCGCTGGAACAGGCTGCCCGGGAGGGGAAGGGGGCGGCGCAGCTCGACGGCCGGATGATCGACGCCGCCAGCGCCCGGATGGCCAACGTGGTGGTGGAGATGGCCCAGGCGATCGCCGGCAAGCGCTAG
- a CDS encoding pantoate--beta-alanine ligase: MVDLREIPALRAWRAAERAAGRRVAFVPTMGALHAGHLALVDLAARLAPTVLMSVFVNPLQFGPGEDFARYPRDLDRDRALAAGRGVAALFVPAVEAMYPPGAETRVVPGPMAERWEGAQRPGHFAGVLTVVAKLLNLVQPDLAVFGQKDIQQVCLVQRMVRDLDLPVEIHVGRTVRETDGLALSSRNAYLSSADRAAALSLSRALRAADLAWRGGEAEALRLHSLMMEQFHMSIGVTVDYIAIVDPDTLRPVERADGGTIVAVAARVGRTRLLDNHILGTEFC; the protein is encoded by the coding sequence ATGGTCGACCTGCGGGAGATCCCCGCGCTCCGGGCCTGGCGCGCGGCGGAACGGGCGGCCGGCCGGCGGGTGGCGTTCGTCCCCACCATGGGCGCGCTGCACGCCGGCCACCTGGCGCTGGTGGACCTGGCCGCGCGCCTCGCCCCGACGGTGCTCATGAGCGTCTTCGTCAACCCGCTGCAGTTCGGCCCGGGCGAGGACTTTGCCCGCTACCCCCGGGACCTGGACCGCGATCGCGCCCTCGCGGCGGGACGCGGGGTGGCCGCGCTGTTCGTGCCGGCCGTGGAGGCGATGTATCCCCCCGGGGCCGAGACCCGCGTGGTGCCGGGCCCGATGGCGGAGCGGTGGGAAGGCGCACAGCGCCCGGGCCACTTCGCCGGGGTGCTCACGGTCGTGGCCAAGCTGCTCAACCTGGTCCAGCCCGACCTCGCCGTCTTCGGCCAGAAGGACATCCAGCAGGTCTGCCTGGTACAGCGGATGGTCCGCGATCTGGACCTGCCGGTCGAAATTCATGTTGGGCGGACCGTCCGTGAAACCGACGGCCTGGCGTTGAGCAGCCGCAACGCCTACCTGTCGAGTGCGGATCGGGCCGCGGCGCTGTCGTTGAGTCGGGCCCTCCGGGCCGCCGATCTGGCATGGCGCGGGGGTGAGGCGGAGGCGCTGCGGCTCCACTCCCTCATGATGGAGCAATTCCATATGTCCATTGGAGTTACGGTGGACTATATTGCCATCGTCGACCCCGACACCCTGCGCCCGGTGGAGCGGGCTGACGGTGGCACGATCGTCGCTGTTGCTGCCCGCGTAGGTCGGACGCGACTGCTCGATAACCACATCCTCGGGACGGAGTTCTGTTGA
- a CDS encoding malate--CoA ligase subunit beta: MDIHEYQAKELLANFGVAVPRGGVAYSAEQAVYRAAEIGGARWAVKAQIHSGARGKAGGIKLCTTEDEVRKAATELLGKRLVTHQTGPDGKVVHRLYVEAAVPIERELYLGFVLDRKSERIMLVAHPHGGMEIEEIVKSEPETILRQTMEPAVGMRAFQAREVAFGLGLPAQSINRAVTVLLGCYRAFRDLDATMVEINPLVLTRDGQLLALDAKMGFDDNALFRRPNVSELRDHAEEDPREAQASEHGLNYVALDGEIGCIINGAGLAMATMDMIKHAGGNPANFLDVGGGASPERVAMAFKLVLQDRKVGAMLVNIFAGINRCDWVARGVVQAVKDVGVNVPLVVRLAGTNVEEGRAIITESGLPIITADSLADAAEKVVAAWKHAKGN; the protein is encoded by the coding sequence TTGGATATTCACGAATACCAGGCCAAGGAGCTGCTGGCCAACTTCGGCGTCGCCGTCCCCCGGGGCGGGGTCGCCTACAGCGCCGAGCAGGCCGTCTACCGCGCCGCCGAGATCGGGGGCGCGCGCTGGGCGGTGAAGGCGCAGATCCACTCCGGCGCCCGCGGCAAGGCCGGCGGCATCAAGCTCTGCACCACCGAGGACGAGGTCCGGAAGGCGGCCACCGAGCTGCTGGGGAAGCGGTTGGTGACGCACCAGACCGGGCCGGACGGCAAGGTGGTGCACCGCCTGTACGTCGAGGCCGCGGTGCCGATCGAGCGCGAGCTCTACCTCGGCTTCGTGCTCGACCGCAAGAGCGAGCGGATCATGCTGGTGGCGCACCCGCACGGCGGCATGGAGATCGAGGAGATCGTCAAGAGCGAGCCGGAGACCATCCTGCGGCAGACCATGGAGCCGGCGGTGGGCATGCGGGCGTTCCAGGCCCGGGAGGTGGCCTTCGGGCTCGGGCTCCCCGCCCAGAGCATCAACCGCGCGGTGACGGTGCTGCTCGGCTGCTACCGCGCCTTCCGCGACCTCGACGCCACCATGGTGGAGATCAACCCGCTGGTGCTCACCCGGGACGGCCAGCTGCTGGCGCTCGACGCCAAGATGGGCTTCGACGACAACGCGCTCTTCCGCCGCCCCAACGTGAGCGAGCTGCGCGACCACGCCGAGGAGGACCCGCGCGAGGCGCAGGCCTCGGAGCACGGCCTCAACTACGTGGCGCTCGACGGCGAGATCGGCTGCATCATCAACGGCGCCGGCCTGGCCATGGCCACGATGGACATGATCAAGCACGCCGGCGGCAACCCGGCCAACTTCCTGGACGTGGGCGGCGGCGCCTCCCCGGAGCGGGTGGCGATGGCCTTCAAGCTGGTGCTGCAGGACCGCAAGGTGGGCGCCATGCTGGTGAACATCTTCGCCGGCATCAACCGCTGTGACTGGGTGGCCCGGGGCGTGGTGCAGGCGGTGAAGGACGTGGGGGTGAACGTGCCGCTGGTGGTGCGGCTGGCGGGCACCAACGTGGAGGAGGGCCGCGCGATCATCACGGAGTCGGGCCTGCCGATCATCACCGCCGACTCGCTCGCCGACGCGGCCGAGAAGGTCGTGGCGGCCTGGAAGCACGCGAAGGGGAACTGA
- a CDS encoding aminotransferase class V-fold PLP-dependent enzyme, which translates to MPGRNFLFVPGPTNTPDRILRAMHVPMEDHRSSAFPELTLPILRDLRTVFKTTTGTPFVFPGTGTGGWESALVNTLSPGDKVLSFRYGQFSHLWIDMMGRLGLDVTAIDVEWGEGAPPARIEELLRQDTAHAYKAVCVVHNETATGVTSDIGAVRKAIDAAKHPALLFVDSVSGLASIDFRMDEWKVDICVTGSQKGFMLPAGAGIVCVGPRALELGTTAKLPRCYWSYEDMLKANATGYFPYTPSIPMLYGLREALTMLLEEGMEHVYARHHRLAEGCRRAVAAWGLSLCSKGPQWHSDTVSAIMVPPGFNGADVIDVAYRRYNFALGAGLNKVAGKLFRIGHLGDLNEITLLAGIAGAEMAMRDVGIKVAYGTGVAAAQEYWQQTQAPLPARKGAAPAEAAAAKKPAGVA; encoded by the coding sequence ATGCCTGGCCGCAACTTCCTGTTCGTCCCCGGTCCCACCAACACCCCGGACCGGATCCTCAGGGCGATGCACGTCCCGATGGAAGACCATCGCTCGTCGGCGTTCCCCGAGCTGACCCTGCCGATCCTCCGCGACCTGCGCACCGTCTTCAAGACCACGACCGGCACCCCGTTCGTGTTCCCGGGCACCGGCACCGGCGGCTGGGAATCGGCGCTCGTGAACACGCTCTCCCCGGGCGACAAGGTGCTGTCCTTCCGCTACGGCCAGTTCAGCCACCTCTGGATCGACATGATGGGACGGCTCGGCCTCGACGTCACCGCCATCGACGTGGAGTGGGGCGAGGGCGCGCCGCCGGCCCGGATCGAGGAACTCCTCCGCCAGGATACCGCCCATGCGTACAAGGCGGTCTGCGTGGTCCACAACGAGACCGCCACCGGCGTGACCAGCGACATCGGGGCGGTACGGAAGGCGATCGACGCGGCGAAGCACCCGGCGCTGCTGTTCGTGGACAGCGTGTCCGGCCTGGCCAGCATCGACTTCCGCATGGATGAGTGGAAGGTCGACATCTGCGTGACCGGCTCGCAGAAGGGCTTCATGCTGCCGGCGGGCGCCGGCATCGTCTGCGTGGGGCCGCGCGCCCTCGAGCTCGGCACGACGGCGAAGCTGCCGCGCTGCTACTGGAGCTACGAGGACATGCTCAAGGCCAACGCCACCGGGTACTTCCCCTACACCCCGTCGATCCCCATGCTCTACGGGCTGCGGGAGGCGCTGACCATGCTGCTCGAGGAGGGGATGGAGCATGTCTACGCGCGGCACCACCGCCTGGCGGAAGGCTGCCGCCGCGCCGTGGCCGCGTGGGGGCTCTCGCTCTGCTCCAAGGGGCCGCAGTGGCACTCCGACACGGTCAGCGCCATCATGGTGCCGCCGGGGTTCAACGGCGCCGACGTGATCGACGTGGCGTACCGGCGCTACAACTTTGCCCTCGGCGCCGGGCTCAACAAGGTGGCGGGGAAGCTGTTCCGCATCGGGCACCTCGGGGACCTCAACGAGATCACCCTGCTCGCCGGGATCGCCGGGGCCGAGATGGCCATGCGCGACGTCGGCATCAAGGTGGCCTACGGCACCGGCGTGGCGGCCGCGCAGGAGTACTGGCAGCAGACCCAGGCGCCGCTGCCCGCCCGGAAGGGGGCGGCGCCGGCCGAGGCCGCCGCGGCCAAGAAGCCGGCGGGGGTCGCGTGA
- a CDS encoding PAS domain S-box protein: MALVILSIFLQLLAAVQALLLARASSRPWAWRLLAGAIFLIGIGRVLLLRQIAAAPDHPSLVFEGLLALAVSVLVVIGLAALRPILGTASRARAAEAESRALENELSSLLEVVPAAVWFARDPDAAHITGNRAARELLRMPVGSNLSLSGPDAPRHFEVRQQGRALAPEELPLQRTARRGVELRGFEETIHFADGAERHLLGNVTPLRDEAGRARGAVAAFVDITDRRQAEQALEASERKYRTLVDLTATGYVIIDAAGRVLDANPEYVRLTGHQSLEEIRGHRVTEWTAPYDVDRNAAEVRQAVRVGSVTNLEVDYQHRDGAVLAIEINAAVQDDGTIVALCRDVSSRHQAADALRRSEERYALAASSARAGVWDWNVVSGETLFSPQWKALLGYDDAELPNHVRTWEEALHPDDRERVFAEVRRHFEQRTPYVVEYRMRARDGGWRWCMVHGQAVWDAAGRPVRMAGATIDITGQKESEHRIRELEERFFRYAEQSSEVFWLAQVEPERVLYVSPSFERIWGHSPAALYADPHLWLATIAADDRPAVERAWHGLVSRGEEGGYDLEYRITRADGRVRWIHDRATLVRDPLAGTAHLSGIAGDITDRKHAELLERAATRRVRAVIDASPLPIVTLDREGIVTGWNPAAERLYGFTAAEAVGGPSPVIPPEEREDFRRMVEAARREGGVRRLSATRRHKNGTTLEITISTAPLRDHTGEVTGLVAIHEDVTEQRRAGRATQQFQERLLEAQKLESIGVLAGGIAHDFNNLLTLVLGNAHLARAALPPEHPATEPLRQVEQASLRAAELTAQMLAYAGRGQFVVGPVDSSAVVRESASLLQAALPSPARLVLEPAEALPAIEADPSQLRQVLVNLVTNAGEALEGNRGIVTVRTGLLHATREFLVTTLLPQEAQPGPYVSLEVEDDGSGIDVEVQRRMFEPFFSTRFPGRGLGLAAVLGIVRRHRGTIAVASAPGRTVIRVLFPLAGRAPAVTVAAPAGAPRARLLLVDDEADVLRLMRTFLERAGYEVTTAANGEEALARFRELRERLGLVVLDLTMPGMGGDETLAAMAALAPEVPVMLTSGFSEEEVSRRCGTMPNAAFLPKPYLPAELVAEVGRWVRAVPPHPAGSPARGAR; this comes from the coding sequence ATGGCGCTCGTCATCCTGTCGATTTTCCTCCAGCTCCTCGCGGCCGTCCAGGCCCTGCTGCTCGCGCGCGCCAGCTCCCGGCCGTGGGCCTGGCGCCTGCTGGCCGGCGCCATCTTCCTGATCGGCATCGGGCGGGTGCTGCTGCTGCGCCAGATCGCCGCCGCCCCGGATCACCCGTCCCTGGTCTTCGAGGGGCTCCTCGCCCTCGCCGTGTCCGTCCTGGTGGTCATCGGCCTCGCGGCCCTCCGCCCCATCCTTGGCACCGCCAGCCGGGCGCGCGCGGCGGAGGCGGAAAGCCGGGCCCTCGAGAACGAGCTGAGTTCGCTGCTCGAGGTGGTGCCCGCCGCGGTGTGGTTTGCCCGTGACCCCGACGCCGCGCACATCACCGGCAACCGCGCCGCCCGCGAGCTGCTCCGCATGCCCGTGGGCAGCAACCTCTCCCTCAGCGGTCCGGACGCCCCGCGGCATTTCGAGGTGCGGCAGCAGGGGCGGGCGCTCGCGCCGGAGGAGCTCCCCCTCCAGCGCACCGCCCGCCGCGGGGTGGAGCTCCGGGGCTTCGAGGAGACGATCCACTTCGCCGACGGCGCCGAGCGGCACCTGCTGGGCAACGTCACCCCGCTGCGCGACGAGGCGGGCCGGGCCCGGGGCGCGGTGGCGGCGTTCGTGGACATCACCGACCGGCGCCAGGCCGAGCAGGCGCTCGAGGCCAGCGAGCGGAAGTACCGGACCCTGGTGGACCTGACGGCCACCGGCTACGTGATCATCGACGCCGCGGGCCGGGTGCTCGACGCCAATCCGGAATACGTCCGGCTCACGGGCCACCAGTCGCTGGAGGAGATCCGGGGGCACCGGGTCACCGAGTGGACCGCCCCGTACGACGTCGACCGCAACGCCGCGGAGGTGCGGCAGGCGGTGCGCGTGGGCAGCGTGACCAACCTCGAGGTGGATTACCAGCACCGGGATGGCGCGGTGCTCGCCATCGAGATCAACGCCGCCGTCCAGGACGACGGCACGATCGTGGCGCTGTGCCGCGACGTCAGCAGCCGCCACCAGGCCGCGGACGCGCTCCGCCGCAGCGAGGAGCGCTACGCCCTCGCGGCCTCCAGTGCCCGCGCCGGGGTGTGGGACTGGAACGTGGTGAGCGGCGAGACCCTGTTCTCCCCCCAGTGGAAGGCGCTGCTCGGCTACGACGACGCCGAACTCCCGAACCATGTGCGCACCTGGGAGGAGGCGCTGCACCCCGACGACCGGGAGCGGGTCTTCGCGGAGGTGCGGCGGCACTTCGAGCAGCGCACGCCCTACGTGGTCGAGTACCGGATGCGGGCCCGCGACGGCGGGTGGCGCTGGTGCATGGTGCACGGGCAGGCGGTGTGGGACGCGGCGGGGCGGCCGGTGCGGATGGCGGGCGCCACCATCGACATCACCGGCCAGAAGGAGAGCGAGCACCGCATCCGGGAGCTGGAAGAGCGCTTCTTCCGCTACGCCGAGCAGAGCAGCGAGGTCTTCTGGCTCGCCCAGGTGGAGCCGGAGCGGGTGCTGTACGTGAGCCCCTCGTTCGAGCGGATCTGGGGACACTCCCCGGCCGCGCTGTACGCCGACCCGCACCTGTGGCTGGCCACGATCGCGGCGGACGACCGGCCGGCCGTCGAGCGGGCGTGGCACGGGCTGGTGAGCCGGGGTGAGGAAGGCGGGTACGACCTCGAATACCGCATCACCCGGGCGGACGGCCGGGTGCGCTGGATCCACGATCGCGCCACCCTGGTCCGGGACCCGCTCGCCGGCACGGCCCACCTCTCCGGCATCGCCGGGGACATCACCGACCGGAAGCACGCCGAACTGCTCGAGCGCGCGGCCACCCGGCGGGTCCGGGCCGTCATCGATGCCTCTCCCCTGCCGATCGTCACGCTGGACCGCGAGGGGATCGTCACGGGCTGGAATCCCGCCGCGGAGCGTCTGTACGGCTTCACGGCGGCCGAGGCGGTCGGCGGGCCATCCCCGGTGATCCCCCCCGAGGAACGCGAGGACTTCCGGCGGATGGTCGAGGCGGCGCGCCGGGAGGGCGGCGTGCGGCGGCTCTCGGCCACGCGGCGGCACAAGAACGGCACCACGCTCGAGATCACGATCTCCACCGCGCCGCTGCGGGACCACACCGGCGAGGTGACGGGCCTGGTGGCGATCCACGAGGACGTGACCGAGCAGCGCCGCGCCGGACGGGCCACCCAGCAGTTCCAGGAGCGGCTGCTGGAGGCGCAGAAGCTCGAGAGCATCGGGGTGCTCGCGGGCGGGATCGCGCACGACTTCAACAACCTGCTCACCCTGGTCCTGGGGAACGCGCACCTGGCCCGGGCGGCGCTCCCCCCGGAGCATCCGGCCACCGAGCCGCTCCGGCAGGTGGAGCAGGCCTCGCTCCGCGCGGCGGAGCTGACGGCGCAGATGCTGGCCTATGCCGGCCGGGGCCAGTTCGTGGTGGGCCCGGTGGATTCCTCGGCGGTGGTCCGCGAGAGCGCCAGCCTGCTGCAGGCGGCGCTGCCCAGCCCGGCGCGCCTGGTGCTGGAACCGGCCGAGGCGCTGCCCGCCATCGAGGCGGATCCGTCGCAGCTGCGGCAGGTGCTGGTGAACCTGGTGACCAACGCCGGCGAGGCGCTGGAGGGGAACCGGGGCATCGTCACGGTCCGCACCGGGCTGCTGCACGCCACCCGGGAGTTCCTCGTGACCACCCTCCTGCCCCAGGAGGCCCAGCCGGGGCCGTACGTCTCCCTCGAGGTGGAGGACGACGGCTCGGGGATCGACGTGGAGGTCCAGCGGCGGATGTTCGAGCCATTCTTCTCCACCCGCTTCCCGGGCCGCGGGCTGGGCCTCGCCGCGGTGCTGGGCATCGTCCGCCGCCACCGGGGGACCATCGCGGTCGCGAGCGCGCCCGGCCGCACCGTGATCCGGGTGCTGTTTCCGCTCGCCGGGCGCGCGCCGGCGGTCACGGTCGCCGCCCCCGCCGGGGCGCCCCGCGCGCGCCTCCTGCTGGTGGATGATGAGGCGGACGTGCTCCGGCTGATGCGGACGTTCCTGGAACGGGCCGGCTACGAGGTGACGACGGCGGCGAACGGCGAGGAGGCGCTGGCCCGCTTCCGCGAGCTGCGCGAGCGGCTGGGACTGGTGGTGCTCGACCTGACGATGCCGGGCATGGGCGGCGACGAGACGCTGGCGGCGATGGCGGCGCTGGCCCCGGAGGTCCCGGTGATGCTGACCAGCGGGTTCAGCGAGGAGGAGGTGTCCCGCCGGTGCGGCACGATGCCCAACGCGGCCTTCCTGCCCAAGCCCTATCTCCCCGCCGAACTGGTGGCGGAGGTGGGACGCTGGGTCAGGGCCGTCCCTCCTCATCCGGCTGGAAGTCCGGCCCGAGGAGCACGGTGA
- a CDS encoding LytR C-terminal domain-containing protein: MELTPGARRGLIAAGALLALLLLVLAVRALRRDQVEGHAFAIPATDHALQVEVLNGSGRNGLARLGARRLRRQGIDVVLFGTATETPTDSTRIILRRGDRDRAERVRGALGLGRLEVALDSLRRVDVTVLLGPDFQPDEEGRP; encoded by the coding sequence TTGGAACTCACTCCAGGCGCGCGCCGCGGGCTGATCGCCGCCGGCGCCCTGCTGGCCCTGCTGCTCCTGGTCCTCGCCGTGCGGGCCCTCCGCCGCGACCAGGTTGAAGGGCACGCCTTCGCCATCCCCGCCACCGATCACGCCCTGCAGGTCGAGGTGCTCAACGGCAGCGGCCGCAACGGCCTCGCCCGTCTCGGCGCGCGCCGGCTGCGGCGGCAGGGGATCGACGTCGTGCTCTTCGGGACCGCCACCGAGACCCCCACCGACAGCACCCGGATCATCCTGCGCCGCGGCGACCGCGACCGGGCCGAGCGGGTGCGTGGCGCCCTCGGCCTGGGCAGGCTCGAGGTGGCGCTGGACTCCCTGCGGCGGGTGGACGTCACCGTGCTCCTCGGGCCGGACTTCCAGCCGGATGAGGAGGGACGGCCCTGA
- a CDS encoding DUF4147 domain-containing protein, whose amino-acid sequence MPTLEPPADPRALLAELYWAAVTAAAPGPALRAALDAATPPAGPVHLLALGKAAHPMAVAAVEWLAARGQAPAGGLLVVPEPAASPHPRLAVAVGDHPQPGAGSLGAAEALGRAVQGVAPGHEVWVLLSGGTTSLIGAPVAGIPPADLAQLYRLLLGSGLDITAMNRIRKRFARWAGGRLAAALSPAHVKNFTISDVIGDDLGSIGSGPCVPDASSAAEVKAAMGSAGVWEQLPATLRAHLEAVIRGTIPETPKAGDAAFRTTETTLIASNRLALEAACRCASGYGLEARLLDAALSGEAADVGRRLAATLLTYDATNGTGAQAGGMNKDTVLVWGGETTVTLPPDAGLGGRSQELALAAAGALAAAGPAARPVTLLAAGTDGRDGPTDAAGAFGDAGTWARAAAAGRDPGADLAAHASQAALAAAGDLFHTGMTGTNVMDVVLGFLLRPR is encoded by the coding sequence ATGCCGACACTCGAACCGCCCGCGGACCCCCGGGCCCTGCTGGCCGAGCTGTACTGGGCGGCCGTCACCGCGGCCGCCCCCGGCCCCGCGCTGCGGGCCGCCCTCGATGCCGCCACCCCGCCGGCCGGCCCGGTACACCTGCTGGCCCTCGGCAAGGCCGCGCACCCGATGGCCGTAGCCGCGGTGGAGTGGCTCGCGGCCCGGGGCCAGGCGCCGGCCGGCGGACTGCTGGTCGTGCCGGAGCCTGCCGCGTCGCCACACCCCCGACTGGCCGTGGCCGTCGGCGACCACCCGCAACCGGGCGCAGGCTCGCTCGGGGCGGCGGAGGCGCTGGGCCGGGCCGTCCAGGGCGTGGCCCCGGGCCACGAAGTCTGGGTCCTGCTGTCCGGCGGCACCACCAGCCTGATCGGCGCCCCGGTGGCGGGGATCCCCCCCGCCGATCTGGCCCAGCTCTATCGCCTGCTGCTCGGTTCCGGCCTCGACATCACCGCGATGAACCGGATCCGCAAGCGGTTTGCACGGTGGGCGGGCGGCCGGCTCGCCGCCGCACTCTCCCCGGCACACGTGAAAAATTTCACAATCTCCGACGTCATCGGGGACGACTTGGGGTCGATCGGCTCGGGTCCGTGCGTTCCGGATGCGTCCAGCGCGGCGGAGGTGAAAGCAGCCATGGGCTCCGCCGGTGTGTGGGAACAGCTGCCCGCCACGCTGCGCGCGCACCTCGAGGCGGTGATCCGCGGGACCATCCCGGAGACGCCGAAGGCCGGGGACGCCGCCTTCCGGACCACCGAGACGACCCTCATTGCGAGCAACCGGTTGGCGCTCGAGGCGGCCTGCCGATGCGCGTCCGGGTACGGGCTGGAGGCGCGGCTGCTGGATGCTGCCCTGTCGGGCGAGGCGGCGGATGTGGGACGCCGCCTCGCAGCGACCCTGCTGACCTATGATGCCACAAATGGCACGGGAGCGCAAGCCGGGGGGATGAATAAAGATACAGTCCTTGTATGGGGTGGGGAGACCACCGTCACCCTTCCCCCCGACGCCGGCCTGGGGGGGCGTTCGCAGGAACTGGCGCTGGCCGCCGCCGGCGCGCTGGCCGCTGCGGGGCCCGCCGCGCGGCCGGTCACCCTGCTGGCCGCCGGGACCGACGGGCGGGACGGCCCCACCGACGCGGCCGGCGCCTTTGGCGACGCCGGCACCTGGGCGCGGGCCGCGGCCGCCGGTCGCGACCCCGGCGCGGACCTGGCCGCCCATGCCAGCCAGGCGGCGCTCGCCGCCGCCGGCGACCTGTTCCATACCGGGATGACCGGGACCAACGTGATGGACGTGGTGCTGGGTTTTCTCCTCCGCCCCCGCTAG